The nucleotide sequence ACGttctgacccttcatagacagcaatgcattTGCCACATTCAAGGCTAAGAAAGGTAGTtaagacatcgttaaaatagcctgtgacatcaatggttcaagcgtaatgttatgaagctacaagaatcgTTTTGGTTGCaaggaaaacaataataatgactttattcaacaatctcTTCTGTTTCAGTCTTCGACGCGGGTTCACGACAGTACCACGATGCTTGcatgtgcattcctctgcttgtaaacatCAGCAGATAtgactgtgattggctacaaAGATCATCGCTCACACTCTTCTCCCACTGAAGCACATGATAGCATTTATAATCCATCAGTGGATCCCAAATATATCTGCACATAGACAGTTTAGCTGACAGACGCCTGCTTGTAAACACTCCCATGTACTTCTGTGTGAGCGCTCGGTGAAGAGCGTAAATCGATGATCAGTGAAGCCAATCACAGTCATATCTGTTGAGCATGTGAATACTATGGCCAATCAGCAGTGTTTAAGAATCAGCTCAAATGTTAGGAGGaaactgacatttttttattttcatagtatGCATGATGTAGACTGtcagtggaagaaaaaaataattgttcaataaagtattttatttttatggagtATTTTAATGATTTCCTTTCTACCTTTCAGGGCCTTGAACGTGCAGGTTTAACTCTGTTTAACTGCTGTTTAACTCTTCAGTTCCCataataaatatcttaatttctgttccgaagatgaacgaaggtcctactggtttggaacgacatgagggtgagtaattaatgacataattgtctgtttagggtgaactattccttcaaaaacCAAATTTAGCTCTTGTTCTTCCTCACCTCCTGAGTGAGTCCTCGTCCGGATTATCAACAGGCACCTCTGGGTTTAAGGCGTCTGGTGTTGCCTCAGAAGCAGCGCTTGCCGTAGGTTGCCGGTACACGCTTTCCCACTGCCCCGTCTCCTGATTGTACATGAGACCCATGGGATGCTGTTCCTGTAGCCCAGAGGAGGTCTCGCTCAAAGCCATGGGCCTTATCTCAGGGGCCTGGGCCTCCACCCGTGCACCCTGGCTTGGGTCCTCAAACGGAGGCACTGAAATTGGCCAGGATGGTACATCTTGAGTGGAAGAGGAAGAAGACGTCTGACCGGAACGCTCCCAGCGCTGAGTGTCGTGGTTGAAGGTGAGGAGGTTGTGGCATGAACGGCAACGATTGGGGTGGTTTTGAGAGGATCCGGCGGCCGTGCCTGCATTTCCAGTGTGGGAAGAGCTATTATGCGAAGGCCCGGGGCGTTCTGTGTCCATGCTTCTGTTGAGCAGCTCCTGCATGGGTCCCGGTCCACCCGGCACCTCCCGGCTGCCACCGGGTCGCTCCAACTCCTGCATGCGCTCATATTCCATAAAGTAACGGCTCAGGTTGCACTGCAGGACATTGCGTATGGAGGCGGGGTTGTTGCGTTGGGTGTTGTCATAGAAGGGATGATGGCCACTACTGGTGCCGTCATTGGCTCGTCCCCGGTTGGGCTCCGTGCCGGGCAGCACTAGGCCTCGCCCTTCTGTAGCAGAAGTGTATATGGGAGATGAAGAGGAACCATCGGGGAACCTATGCATGGAAAGGAGATCCATAGAAGAAGAGCTTGTCCTAGGAGGGGGCACTACACCCCTTCCGGTGCTGCTTTCCACCCCAATCGCACCTAACCCATGTTCATGTCCCGTGCTCAGCAGACTACCAGACCAATCAGCCCCGGGAAGACGTCCAGGGGCCTCGAGAGGACCCGGTGCTTGTGACCCCGAGGGATCAATAGTCCAAAGAGGCAAGAGTCCCCGATGTGCAGAGTTCCCCGCAGCCCCACTGAACACACTGCTGAAAGCAGAAGGTCGGTCCGTGGAGGTGCGAGTCTGGCTTGGAGCAGGCGAGAAGGCAGAGGGGCCCGACTGAGTCTGCGCTTGAGGCGAATCCGAAGGCTGGAGGCCTGTTGGATTCTGCGTGAATAAGTTCCGCGAGGCAGCACAACGACTGCACAGGCAGCCCAATCCCAAATGCTGCGTGCAGCCCTGTAAGGCAGGGCGGTCACCCGGTTCTGTCCGCACTGGGAATTGGAACCGGGGCATGCTTGGAGGCTCTCGGGGCTCAGGGGCAGGGCGGGATTGATCACCAGCCTGCGCCCCAGAAGAGCGAGAGGACAATATGTGCAGGAAATTGTGCAGGATGGGTGTGCGACGCACGGGTGGGGAGCGCAAAAGAGAACGCTGGCGGAACAAAGCCATCTCCATACTGTCCATGGGGACCTCGGAGTCATCATCATTctataaaaacacagcaaaacgCTCATAAAATGATGTTTGTAAAAAGGAAATGCACATAGGAAAATGCAGTACGgctattttgacaggaaaaatgGTTGTTTCTAACCTGTTGATTTGATGGGTTCACAATAGCTGTTAAAAGATTATGACCTAGAGGATCAAATCTCACCAACctggcccaaaaaaaaaaaaaaaggattaattgttttaatgattaTAGAAAAAAAGTTGTTGACCACTAAGAAATAACAGTATTGCTTCCACACCGGACACGTTCGGTCTCGCTGGCAGTCTTGACCACAGCAAAAGGTTCTGGTCGGCTCCAGTCCCAGAAGTGAAGTTCGTTGTTGGTGGCGATGAGCAAGAGCTGAGCCGTGGGGTGAAACGCTAGAGAAGCAATGGCAACATTACTCTCTGTGAACCAGCTTTCGCTACCACCCTGGGAATAGGAAAAAACATCCATTCATTTAAACAGTAACGTTGGAGTTTCTAATGCCTAGTATGTAGATGACCTGCAATTTGATCAGATTAGAATAAGCACCGAACGATGCGACTGAACGGTATGAAAATCAAACACAAAAGGTTTGCAAAAAGGGAAGGTCCACCCATATTAggcataaataaaatgtaatgcaaaactgATGCTCACATGCAGGTCCCAGATGCGGACTTCTCCATCAAGGCACCCAGAGGCAACCAGGCCAGGGATGGTGGGGTGAAAGGTCACACACCAAGGTGTGCGTCGATGGCCCACTAAAGAGTGCAGGCACTTTCCTGTTTTAACATCTGTGATGTAGATGTTATGGTTGACGTGGGTTGAGGCCACAAGGTTCCTATAAAAGTCAAATATGTAATTGCCATCTCAGTAAGCAAGAGAAAACATACGTTATttagcatttaatattttaaaaatgtattttcaatattttctgcttttttttctaaaaaactaTTAGTTACCTATCTGGACTGAATGCCAGCAGGAAGGTTGATCGTGGATTATCCGGCAACTCTATTTTCTGTAGAAATAATTGAGACACCATCATcttatttacatacatatttatattcgCACACACATATGCTATTTACAAGCATGATAATTTGGAAATTAAAGATTTTACAGCACTGTGTCTTAATGAAATTTCAGGGTCaatcaaagatatatatatagatatatatagatatatatatatatatacacacacacacacacacacacaaattattaatataacagTTAAGTTCTATGAATTGTATATTTAtactgttatatttatattaaatctaaattaaatataatctaaaaaTTGAAATTCTAAATGTGCCAAAAATGCATGCAACATGTAAAAAATCATAAATCTGATGTGGCAAGCTCTTGTACATTTTGAATTAAACAACAACGGTCAAAacatctgattttattttttataacatgcaATGACTAAATTATTGTGTTGTTATTCTACATTAAAACaagaacattaatattaatataactgtCATGAGATATGCCATAAACcccaaaaactaaattattttattgttaaatgttcCTAATTTTTCCAGAAGCTTTTTGTATTACCCCCACAcccccttttttttcttaaatagtaACTATATACAACATATAACATGAGGCCCTAAgattctaaaatgcttgttttgctattttatttcatttattatactaGTTAAAGACAAAACAtctgttaacattaataatgacTGATTTAAGGTCCACTTTTACATTATTTCAGATGATGGCCTGTAGGGGGAGGAAGGCTTTGAATATTGTCTGATGCAAAAACTTACTTAAGGCATTATTCCGTTCTGATTGTGACATCATGAAACCGGCTCTATATAGGAATGTCTGCTTTCTGTAGGCCAGAATGAACCATTAAGGTTGATACCCTACCTGGCTCTGCCATTTCATCCAGCGCGTCCGGTCTTCCACCAGCTGCTGCAGGAGCCGCTGGGATCCCAGCATGTGAGCTCCTCGCTCCCGACCCGACAGGATCAGCACAGAGTTTCTGTTCTGCACTGCCATTTCTCCTCTCTAGTGCTCCACGGCCCGGCCGACCAGCTTTCCTCGCATAAGGGCCGGACACTAACTCAGCAGCAAGTCAGCCATGCAGACTGGTGGACCGACACAAAAACAATGGACTTAAATCAACAATCAGTAATCTATAGGTCTGCAAGACACATATAAATCAGCAGAAAACATCTGAAGATCATTCACTGATTAAATAAtgatcaagagcaagatcacttTTAATTCTTTATATTTCAACACAGAGACTTGTAACATTAATGACAGCTCATCTCCAGAAAGATGTCTGTACAAGACTGACTGATCATGCAACAAAATCCttgattttaaagttttaagaacgtatttaataacaatatatcTTGAGTACAAACACAATGATCTGTTATGGATTCAAAGGGCCCAAAATAAAGCATCAACTCTACCATCCTGTAGACAACAGATTAGGGTTTGGGTAAACCCTATGGGTGTTTTGACATGATATTACTCcacaaaattacatttgatttggtcattttatatatttaaacacagaCTCGTTTGAGCTGATGTTGCTGTGGTGAAATTAAAGCCCATCAGATGGTGGTGAACCATGTAAACAAACAAGCCATTTAAATCCACACCTTGCAAGTGAAATTTTCATCCACATCTGATCAACAGCAAACCAGAGAaacaaaatatacacacaaacagcATCAATAAAggtattaaatgtgttttttggtcGTGCAACTAACAATAACTCACTGCCGTGCCCGCCCAAATATGGAAACTGAATTGAAGCTAGTGTAGCGACCATTTATTCGCTATAAACGATCATTTATTTACACGTTTTAGTTCTAACGATTACATAACCACAAATACACTgtgaatatattgaaatatagaTTACATAGCGAATTTATAGATATTTTACAGAcctgttctgttgtgtttgtcagTGAAATGTCATCGAAGACGCTGTTAGCTTCTTAGCCTGTTAGCTTAGATGTATCGTTATCAAACGATCTGGATTTACAGCCCACCGATCCGAAGCGCCGAACAGATTAAATTCATGTTAATCAGGAGTATCTCAATCAGACCGTTTAACTCATCGGGACATTGAAAGATTGTATTCTGGTAGCTATATGAGAAATTATGCTAGCTAACTGGTTTGTGGGTAGCTCGGCGTAGGCAGGCATGCTAATCGAGAACTGACTGCATTGAACTGCTTCAGTTTGGTTAATCGACTGCAGAGTGGATCGCCTCAGAAAAACAACAGATATATTGTGCTATTTTTATAACTTAATGGTCATTgggattaatttatttttaatttacttaatgtatatttattcacatGTATTTGTAACGTAGAAATAAGagcttttttaagttttaaagatatttaaattgTGTTAGCCTATGTCAAAGTAATTGAGGCAGTACTAAAATACGGTGATTGTATCAGATCATAACTCCATGGTATTTTGATATATAACACAGTGATTAATGATTACCGTATTCACGTGCCAGGGTTTTACATGGGTCTCCAATCCACTTCAAAGAATATCATGCCATTATGTTCAACACCTGTCTCTCAGTCCACTTTTTGATAGCAATGATTGTTCACTGAACGTTTTAAAACAGCTCAAATAGCACATTTATTTAAGctttaaataattacatactgAAAAGAAAACTATTCAAATAGTGCAACTGTATCAAATCACAAAGACCTATGATAGGATTGTGCTATAATATACAAAGATAAAatttttctaaaacatttctAATACACTCATTTTACCATTATGcaataataatgacatttttactGCATAACctattaatagattaattaaaaCACAATCATTAGTGTGACTAATCACATATACTAATTGTATGCATTAAGATATACAGTCGTTTAATTTTAGAGCAAATCTGCAGTGCTTTCTTTAACATCTGTGTAAAGAACTGTGCATTGCTTCTCACGTTCAATATTATACCGTgatattttgcaaataaatattttaggtgACTCCACATTCTCAAATTTTGTACAACAACTCAAGCTCTTCAGCAAGACATTTTAAAGCAAACATATTGGATAAAATACGCACCCTTTTCATGTAAAGTAAAAATTCTTATTTCATTGTTAATGCTCAGTAGGTTTCATTCTTAATagttaagattttaaataaatttgccATCTGAGAAAGTCTAGTTGTGCTTGGCCCGGCCTCCTTTCAGGTAAGTCTTCCAGCGTTTCACATAGTCCCTGAAGATGGGGGCACTGTCGATTGATGCGAGCAGCTGTAACTGGTTGATGTGCGTGGTGTGGTAGTCCCAGCGTGCTAAATTAGGGGCAAGACCCAGGGTAAAGTGTCTCAGGTCATAAACCGTTCCAGAGCCTGTGTCAAACAATGGCAACATGGCCTTGAGGGACTCCAGTCCTTGACTGAAGAGTACACCTGCTTCTCGACCAAGCTTGTTGCCCGCCGTCTCCGCCACATCATATAGCCCAATCAGAGAGTAGATAAAGCCATTAAGAACAAACGAACTAGGTGTTGTGGGGTATTCCTCATACCAGTCGTACTTGTTCATGAATGTCGCTTTGACTCCACCGTGTTCAGAAGTCCTCTTGAAGGGGGATGTCGCTCGGATTGCGGCGCCGAGGTATGCAGGGTTGTGTGTCACCAGGTATGCCCTCACTAATGTCGACATGGCTTGGCCTTGGGCCATTGCGGAGTACCATCCGGGCTCCAAGCTCTTGAACCCCTCTCCGAGTTTTCGGGTCACCTTAATCGGCCACCCTCCATGCTCATCCTGGTTATGAAGAAGCCAATCACTGGCGGCAAAGAAGGCAGCCATGTGTGCAGTGGAAGACACCGTGATATTGCTGATAAAGCCAGAACCTCTAAGAACCAGCTGGACCACGCGGCGTGGCATGATCTTGGTAACCTTCACCACTTTGGTGTTGGACAAACCGACTCCTTTACGCAAATCGGTCACTAAATCGCGACTGACGGTACTCCAGGAGGCTCGAGAGCCGATGCCATAGATGACCTCTCTGTCTTTAAAGGAAAGAAGGAGAGGACTAGTGATGTAATGGATGATGTAAGGAGGTCCCTTCTCTGTGGTCTCCAGAACCACGGAGATGCTACCATTGGAGACAAACTTCACATCAAAGGTCAGGACGAAATCTTTTGCATTGTCCAAGACCAAGGACACGCCATCAGGGTTCTCTATGAAAACACAACAAAGTTATCATCTATCTGTGATCATCTGAATTAAACCAACAAAAATTTTGCAAG is from Carassius auratus strain Wakin chromosome 25, ASM336829v1, whole genome shotgun sequence and encodes:
- the LOC113043689 gene encoding activating molecule in BECN1-regulated autophagy protein 1-like — protein: MAVQNRNSVLILSGRERGAHMLGSQRLLQQLVEDRTRWMKWQSQKIELPDNPRSTFLLAFSPDRNLVASTHVNHNIYITDVKTGKCLHSLVGHRRTPWCVTFHPTIPGLVASGCLDGEVRIWDLHGGSESWFTESNVAIASLAFHPTAQLLLIATNNELHFWDWSRPEPFAVVKTASETERVRLVRFDPLGHNLLTAIVNPSNQQNDDDSEVPMDSMEMALFRQRSLLRSPPVRRTPILHNFLHILSSRSSGAQAGDQSRPAPEPREPPSMPRFQFPVRTEPGDRPALQGCTQHLGLGCLCSRCAASRNLFTQNPTGLQPSDSPQAQTQSGPSAFSPAPSQTRTSTDRPSAFSSVFSGAAGNSAHRGLLPLWTIDPSGSQAPGPLEAPGRLPGADWSGSLLSTGHEHGLGAIGVESSTGRGVVPPPRTSSSSMDLLSMHRFPDGSSSSPIYTSATEGRGLVLPGTEPNRGRANDGTSSGHHPFYDNTQRNNPASIRNVLQCNLSRYFMEYERMQELERPGGSREVPGGPGPMQELLNRSMDTERPGPSHNSSSHTGNAGTAAGSSQNHPNRCRSCHNLLTFNHDTQRWERSGQTSSSSSTQDVPSWPISVPPFEDPSQGARVEAQAPEIRPMALSETSSGLQEQHPMGLMYNQETGQWESVYRQPTASAASEATPDALNPEVPVDNPDEDSLRRRLLESSLFPLSRYDMSGSRDHPIYPDPARLSPAAYYAQRMIQYLSRRESIRQRSLQNRLRTLSNSQADSQSNNPSSTPPEASDGDYEDIEEPGDRTRHRMPRNARMSAPSLGRFVPRRFLLPEYLPYAGLFHERGQGSGLATHSSINRVLAGASIGDGQSAVASNIANTTYRLQWWDFTKFDLPEISNATVNVLVPHCKIYNDASCDISADGQLLAVFIPSSQRGFADEGILAVYSLAPHNLGEVLYTKRFGPNAISVSLSPMGCYVMVGLASRRILLHPTTDHMVAQVFRLQQPHGGETSIRMMFNVVYPMAPDHRRHVSINSARWLPEPGMGLAYGTNKGDLVICRPVDFRSDGDSPSDLNSESLFTVSSSSSGGSSRTRGVERPGTSRSGWRFDRDMGLMNAIGLQPRQAAPSVTSQGTQTPVVRLQNAETQTEREASTFQNAHTSRHLVHTASTSTERNTPPETTHTLSHTLVQASLTEGSLNRTNLPTTYQADSAAEPATGEDALSRIRRLMAEGGMTAVVQRERSTTMASMGGFGNNIVVSHRIHRGSQTSVRTTQVGNPTSEMPTGHGISTLFHTEPLVDTLEAPGPSGSSGAPFPSRFTTRSEVGGASSMVETDVFGDRQADDVQHHPSVSGLDMSNRSNNNNNDHSNSYSESRSRDYPDDLYGR
- the glcea gene encoding glucuronic acid epimerase a yields the protein MRCLVARINHKTLIVICVVFALITILLWNKCSSDKDLPTQIRPQLEFAPTPEKDEDIGQAPEAPPGSREVTYEQIDCLINEDVIIKGRREGGEVYLPFSWVERYFDVYGRLVQYDGTERFEFSHSYSRVYAQREPYHPDGVFMSFEGYNVEVRDRVKCISGVEGVPISTQWGPQGYFYPIQIAQYGLSHYSKNLTEKPPDIKIYGVSEDKEGGSSPWVVPKGCTLSKLQDQGRFGFAHHFVTAENPDGVSLVLDNAKDFVLTFDVKFVSNGSISVVLETTEKGPPYIIHYITSPLLLSFKDREVIYGIGSRASWSTVSRDLVTDLRKGVGLSNTKVVKVTKIMPRRVVQLVLRGSGFISNITVSSTAHMAAFFAASDWLLHNQDEHGGWPIKVTRKLGEGFKSLEPGWYSAMAQGQAMSTLVRAYLVTHNPAYLGAAIRATSPFKRTSEHGGVKATFMNKYDWYEEYPTTPSSFVLNGFIYSLIGLYDVAETAGNKLGREAGVLFSQGLESLKAMLPLFDTGSGTVYDLRHFTLGLAPNLARWDYHTTHINQLQLLASIDSAPIFRDYVKRWKTYLKGGRAKHN